In Arcobacter ellisii, a genomic segment contains:
- the atzF gene encoding allophanate hydrolase, with protein MNLNIKDLKAKYLSGETTVKEVVSSIFSKIEQTRDYNIWIYTLNEEELSFYLKNLEDKNIEDLPLYGIPFAIKDNIDLVGIPTTAACPEFSYIPKKSAFVVEKLIQAGAIPIGKTNLDQFATGLVGTRSPYGECKNSINKEYISGGSSSGSAVSVALEMASFSLGTDTAGSGRVPAAFNNLIGLKATKGVLSTSGVVPACRSLDCVTVFAKELDSIKEVFEIVNACDEEDIYSRVYEKVECEEKAKFSFAIPKKEQLKFFGDEEAKKLFEEAVKKFESLGGKAFEIDYEPFNESANLLYSGPWVVERFIAIKDVITKTPQIVEPTVRKIISGGENINAINYFESEYILKKNRKKAEKLFEEFEFMLTPTTGTIYKIEEVNNNPIELNTNLGYYTNYMNLLDLSAIAVPAGNRTNGLPFGVTVVAKNFEEEKLLSYASKYLGV; from the coding sequence ATGAATCTAAATATAAAAGATTTAAAAGCAAAATATTTAAGTGGTGAAACTACAGTAAAAGAGGTAGTTTCATCTATTTTTTCAAAAATAGAACAAACAAGAGATTATAATATTTGGATTTATACTTTAAATGAAGAAGAATTAAGCTTTTATTTAAAAAATCTTGAAGATAAAAATATAGAGGATTTACCACTTTATGGTATTCCTTTTGCCATAAAAGATAATATTGATTTAGTTGGTATTCCTACAACTGCTGCTTGTCCTGAATTTTCTTATATTCCAAAAAAATCAGCTTTTGTGGTTGAAAAATTAATCCAAGCTGGTGCAATTCCAATAGGAAAAACAAATCTTGACCAATTTGCAACTGGACTTGTGGGAACTAGAAGTCCTTATGGAGAGTGTAAAAACTCAATAAACAAAGAGTATATTTCAGGTGGTTCAAGCTCTGGAAGTGCTGTTTCAGTAGCTCTTGAAATGGCTAGTTTTTCACTAGGAACTGATACAGCAGGAAGTGGAAGAGTACCAGCAGCTTTTAATAATCTAATAGGATTAAAAGCTACAAAAGGAGTTCTTAGCACTTCTGGAGTTGTTCCAGCTTGTAGAAGTTTGGATTGTGTGACAGTATTTGCAAAAGAGCTAGATAGTATCAAAGAGGTATTTGAAATAGTAAATGCTTGTGATGAAGAAGATATTTATAGTAGAGTTTATGAGAAAGTAGAGTGTGAAGAAAAAGCAAAATTCTCTTTTGCAATTCCAAAAAAAGAGCAACTAAAATTCTTTGGTGATGAGGAAGCAAAAAAACTATTTGAAGAGGCTGTTAAAAAGTTTGAATCACTTGGTGGAAAGGCTTTTGAGATTGATTATGAGCCATTTAATGAAAGTGCAAATTTACTTTATAGTGGACCTTGGGTAGTTGAGAGATTTATAGCTATAAAAGATGTTATTACAAAAACTCCCCAAATTGTTGAGCCAACAGTTAGAAAAATTATAAGTGGTGGAGAAAATATAAATGCTATCAACTATTTTGAATCAGAATATATCTTGAAAAAAAATAGAAAAAAAGCTGAGAAGTTGTTTGAAGAGTTTGAATTTATGCTAACACCAACAACGGGAACGATTTATAAAATAGAAGAAGTAAACAATAATCCAATAGAACTAAATACAAATCTTGGATATTACACAAACTATATGAATCTACTTGATTTATCTGCAATTGCAGTTCCTGCTGGAAATAGAACAAATGGTTTACCTTTTGGAGTTACAGTTGTAGCAAAAAACTTTGAAGAAGAAAAACTATTAAGTTACGCTTCAAAATACTTAGGAGTTTAA
- a CDS encoding urea amidolyase associated protein UAAP1 has translation MIKSNKVVLNEIFPSSVKWSKIIKRGQTIQLKAKGDNASLSAMFYNASNVAERFNSADTVKIQWNAFLGKEKVLFSEMGRVLFAITEDSTDGLFDILGGISNERTIKENFGGEATYQSCRNGYYKSDKENFLIELGKYGMTKKDLIPALNLFRKVDVKEGSKLVLSDRCAAQGDVIELTAHMDVLLVLSNTPHAMDKSGVYEPSDIEITIFDAVAFDDEDYKTYSDEAKRGFINTNRYFV, from the coding sequence ATGATAAAAAGTAATAAAGTTGTTTTAAACGAAATTTTCCCTTCAAGTGTAAAATGGTCAAAAATTATAAAAAGAGGGCAAACAATACAACTAAAAGCAAAAGGTGACAATGCAAGTTTAAGTGCTATGTTTTATAACGCTTCAAATGTAGCAGAGAGATTTAATAGTGCAGATACAGTAAAAATCCAATGGAATGCTTTTTTAGGAAAAGAAAAAGTTCTATTTTCAGAAATGGGTAGGGTTTTATTTGCAATTACAGAAGATTCTACTGATGGTTTATTTGATATTTTAGGTGGAATTTCAAATGAAAGAACTATCAAAGAGAACTTTGGAGGAGAGGCAACTTATCAAAGTTGTAGAAATGGTTATTATAAAAGTGATAAAGAAAACTTTTTAATTGAACTTGGAAAATATGGAATGACAAAAAAAGATTTAATTCCTGCACTGAATCTATTTAGAAAAGTTGATGTTAAAGAGGGTTCAAAACTTGTATTAAGTGATAGATGTGCTGCACAGGGTGATGTTATAGAATTAACAGCACATATGGATGTTTTACTTGTATTATCAAATACACCACATGCTATGGATAAAAGTGGAGTTTATGAGCCAAGTGATATTGAAATTACTATTTTTGATGCTGTTGCATTTGATGATGAAGATTATAAAACTTATAGTGATGAAGCAAAAAGAGGCTTCATAAATACTAACAGATATTTTGTTTAA
- a CDS encoding allophanate hydrolase-related protein, producing the protein MNENEILIGVCGAHMSSLPLNWQLTELDATFVKKCKTKKGYRLFLLENKTPIRPGMIYDSSVKSQLELEVWSMKVENFGKFMKQIASPLGIGTVFLEDESSVYGFLCEADYVKNSKEITSLGSWRNFLCQQQQ; encoded by the coding sequence ATGAATGAAAATGAGATTTTAATAGGTGTTTGTGGAGCTCATATGAGTAGTTTGCCTTTAAATTGGCAATTAACTGAGCTTGATGCAACTTTTGTAAAAAAGTGTAAAACAAAAAAAGGTTATAGACTTTTTTTACTTGAAAACAAAACTCCAATCAGACCTGGTATGATTTATGATAGTTCTGTTAAAAGCCAATTAGAGCTTGAAGTTTGGTCTATGAAAGTAGAAAACTTTGGAAAGTTTATGAAACAAATAGCAAGTCCACTTGGAATAGGAACTGTTTTTCTAGAAGATGAAAGTAGTGTTTATGGCTTTTTATGTGAAGCAGATTATGTAAAAAACTCAAAAGAGATAACAAGTTTAGGAAGCTGGAGAAACTTCTTATGTCAGCAACAACAGTAG
- a CDS encoding DMT family transporter, translating into MSATTVAWIYLFIAGLLEAFWAIGLKYSEGFSKPIPTILTLCLVVSSFFLLSKAMKVLPVSFTYAIWCAIGIVSLVLIEYFYLNGVLNFQKIISILFILIGIVGLKIS; encoded by the coding sequence ATGTCAGCAACAACAGTAGCTTGGATTTATCTTTTTATAGCTGGACTTCTTGAAGCTTTTTGGGCAATTGGTTTGAAATATAGTGAAGGTTTTTCAAAACCAATTCCTACTATCTTGACTTTATGTTTGGTAGTTTCAAGTTTTTTCCTTCTTTCAAAAGCGATGAAAGTATTACCAGTTAGTTTTACTTATGCAATTTGGTGTGCAATAGGAATAGTTAGTTTGGTTTTAATAGAGTATTTTTATCTAAATGGTGTTTTGAATTTTCAAAAAATCATCTCTATACTTTTTATTTTGATTGGAATTGTAGGCTTAAAAATATCATAG
- the uca gene encoding urea carboxylase — MFKRVLIANRAEIANRVIRTLKKMGIESVAIYSEADKHASFVRNANISVQLHGTTLEETYLNYKKIIEICKEYNVDAIHPGYGFLSENVNFVKECEKSGIVFIGPTSKQIEDFGLKHTARDIAKANNVPLLEGSELLTSLEMAKEIANSISYPVMLKSTAGGGGIGMKLCFNETELVQAYESVIKLATSNFSNGGVFLEKYIETARHIEVQIFGDGNGNVKTLGERDCSIQRRNQKVIEETPAPNISDELRTELFEASRKLALAVNYKSAGTVEYIYDTKTNKFYFLEVNTRLQVEHGITEEVCGVDLVEWMIKIAYGDNKPLLDYIHNPKGHAIQLRVYAEDTSKNFQPSTGLITKVEFPKNLRIDTWIEDGCEVSPFYDPLLAKLISYSDTREENLTKLQEVLKTSKIYGIESNLSYLQTILKQDFFVNSSFYTKVLEKLEYKPFKVDILKSGTMTTIQDYPARQNFWAVGIPPSGAMDNLTPRLLNHLLKNDEKAAFIEMTFIGATFKFRNSTTIAFGGANMQVTLNGNSVEMYKAININENDVLEFKKVVGNGNRTYLAIKGGFDVASYLGSASTFTLGEFGGHGGRALKAGDVLNYFETKDEVYEELVNRLTLVNEWEIGVVYGPHGSPDFFTSVDIKEFFATSWEVHFNSSRTGVRLIGPTPKWARNDGGEAGLHPSNIHDNAYAFGTIDFTGDMPVILGPDGPSLGGFVCPATIISCELHKIGQLKTGDKIKFKPVSLENADLMNKVYEEAIKTNSLLPKLEDFIIDFDEENATPIIKTIKYKELDLDIVIRSAGNEFVLVEAGELKLDIELRFFIHALMSYIEDKNLNSIIDLTPGIRSLQIHFNSLKLDRNEILELVENAINSLGDIENLEVNSRTVYLPLSWNDPSIQLAIDKYQQGVRPNAPWCPSNIDFIRRINGLKDVNEVQKIILDASYLVMGLGDVYLGAPVATPLNPAHRMVTTKYNPARTWTAQNSVGIGGAYMCVYGMEGPGGYQLFGRTLQMWNTYRTTNEFTKPWLLRFFDQVKFYLVSSDELHEIREKFLYGKYPLKIENGTFKLKEYKEFLENNKKEHTTFQDMRKQAFEDERLMWKEKGLDKFNVQTEVIEVKDEIILNENEEAVESIMSGNIWKIEVKEGDKVKVGEVLVILESMKMEVDIETNISGTVEKILFKEGDNINSGDVLVIIKKDEK, encoded by the coding sequence GTGTTTAAAAGAGTATTAATTGCAAATAGAGCTGAGATTGCAAATAGAGTAATTAGAACTTTAAAAAAGATGGGTATTGAGTCCGTTGCAATTTATAGTGAGGCAGATAAACACGCTTCATTTGTACGAAATGCAAATATTAGTGTACAACTTCATGGAACTACACTAGAAGAGACTTATCTAAACTATAAAAAAATTATTGAGATTTGTAAAGAGTATAATGTTGATGCTATTCATCCAGGATATGGGTTTTTAAGTGAAAATGTAAATTTTGTAAAAGAGTGTGAAAAAAGCGGTATTGTATTTATTGGACCAACTTCTAAACAAATAGAGGATTTTGGATTAAAACATACAGCACGTGATATTGCAAAAGCAAATAATGTACCACTACTTGAGGGAAGTGAACTTCTTACTAGTTTAGAAATGGCAAAAGAGATTGCAAATTCTATTTCATATCCAGTTATGTTAAAAAGCACAGCAGGTGGTGGTGGAATTGGAATGAAACTATGTTTTAATGAAACAGAGTTAGTTCAAGCTTATGAGAGTGTAATAAAACTAGCAACTTCAAACTTTAGTAATGGTGGAGTTTTTTTAGAAAAATATATAGAGACTGCACGTCATATTGAAGTTCAAATTTTTGGTGATGGAAATGGAAATGTAAAAACTTTAGGTGAGAGAGATTGTTCAATACAGCGAAGAAACCAAAAAGTTATAGAAGAAACTCCTGCTCCAAATATTAGTGATGAGTTAAGAACTGAATTGTTTGAAGCTTCAAGAAAATTAGCACTTGCAGTAAACTATAAAAGTGCTGGAACTGTTGAGTATATCTATGATACAAAAACAAATAAATTTTACTTTTTAGAAGTAAATACAAGATTACAAGTTGAACATGGAATTACTGAAGAGGTTTGTGGAGTTGATTTAGTTGAGTGGATGATAAAAATAGCGTATGGTGATAATAAACCACTACTTGATTATATTCACAATCCAAAAGGTCATGCAATTCAACTAAGAGTTTATGCAGAAGATACAAGTAAAAATTTCCAACCTAGTACTGGACTTATTACAAAAGTTGAGTTCCCAAAAAATCTTAGAATAGATACTTGGATTGAAGATGGATGTGAAGTTAGTCCATTTTATGACCCACTTTTAGCAAAATTGATTTCATATAGTGATACTAGAGAAGAAAATTTAACAAAACTACAAGAGGTTTTAAAAACTTCAAAAATTTATGGAATTGAATCAAATCTTTCATACTTGCAAACTATTTTAAAACAAGACTTTTTCGTAAATTCAAGTTTTTATACAAAAGTTTTAGAAAAGTTAGAATACAAACCTTTTAAAGTTGATATTTTAAAATCAGGAACAATGACTACTATTCAAGATTATCCAGCACGACAAAATTTTTGGGCAGTTGGTATTCCACCATCTGGTGCAATGGATAATCTAACACCAAGACTTTTAAATCATCTATTAAAAAATGATGAAAAAGCTGCTTTTATAGAAATGACTTTTATAGGAGCAACTTTTAAATTTAGAAATTCTACAACTATTGCATTTGGTGGAGCAAATATGCAAGTTACACTAAATGGAAATAGTGTAGAGATGTATAAAGCTATAAATATAAATGAAAATGATGTTTTAGAGTTTAAAAAAGTTGTTGGAAATGGAAATAGAACTTATCTAGCTATAAAAGGTGGCTTTGATGTGGCTTCATATCTTGGAAGTGCTTCAACATTCACTTTAGGTGAGTTTGGTGGACATGGTGGACGAGCTTTAAAAGCTGGGGATGTATTAAACTATTTTGAAACTAAAGATGAGGTTTATGAAGAGTTAGTAAACAGACTTACTTTAGTAAATGAGTGGGAAATTGGTGTTGTTTATGGGCCACATGGAAGTCCTGATTTTTTTACAAGTGTTGATATAAAAGAGTTTTTTGCTACTTCTTGGGAAGTTCACTTTAACTCAAGCCGAACAGGAGTTAGACTAATCGGACCAACTCCAAAATGGGCAAGAAATGATGGAGGAGAAGCTGGACTTCACCCTTCAAATATACATGACAATGCTTATGCTTTTGGAACAATAGATTTTACAGGAGATATGCCAGTTATTTTAGGACCTGATGGTCCAAGTCTTGGTGGATTTGTTTGTCCAGCTACGATAATTTCTTGTGAATTACATAAAATTGGTCAGCTTAAAACAGGTGATAAAATCAAGTTTAAACCAGTTAGTTTAGAAAATGCAGATTTGATGAACAAAGTTTATGAAGAAGCTATTAAAACAAATAGTCTTTTACCAAAACTAGAAGATTTTATAATAGATTTTGATGAAGAAAATGCAACACCAATTATAAAAACAATCAAATATAAAGAGTTAGATTTAGATATTGTTATTAGAAGTGCTGGAAATGAGTTTGTTTTAGTTGAAGCTGGAGAGTTAAAACTTGATATTGAACTTAGATTTTTTATCCATGCTTTAATGAGTTATATTGAAGATAAAAACTTAAATTCAATTATTGATTTAACTCCAGGTATTAGAAGTTTACAAATACATTTTAACTCTTTAAAACTAGATAGAAATGAAATTTTAGAGTTAGTGGAAAATGCAATAAACTCTTTAGGAGATATTGAAAATTTAGAGGTAAATTCAAGAACTGTTTATCTGCCTCTTTCATGGAATGACCCTTCAATTCAACTAGCAATTGATAAATATCAGCAAGGAGTACGACCAAATGCACCTTGGTGTCCTTCAAATATCGATTTTATTAGAAGAATAAATGGTTTAAAAGATGTAAATGAAGTTCAAAAAATTATCTTAGATGCTTCCTATTTAGTTATGGGATTAGGTGATGTTTATTTAGGAGCTCCAGTTGCAACTCCACTAAATCCAGCCCATAGAATGGTTACAACAAAATATAATCCAGCTAGAACTTGGACAGCTCAAAACTCTGTTGGAATTGGTGGGGCTTATATGTGTGTTTATGGTATGGAAGGACCAGGAGGTTATCAACTTTTTGGAAGAACTTTACAAATGTGGAACACATATAGAACTACAAATGAGTTTACTAAACCTTGGTTATTAAGATTTTTTGACCAAGTTAAATTTTATTTAGTTTCAAGTGATGAGTTACATGAGATTAGAGAGAAGTTTTTATATGGAAAATATCCTTTAAAAATTGAAAATGGAACATTTAAATTAAAAGAGTATAAAGAGTTTTTAGAAAACAACAAAAAAGAGCATACAACTTTCCAAGATATGAGAAAACAAGCTTTTGAAGATGAAAGATTGATGTGGAAAGAAAAAGGACTAGATAAGTTTAATGTTCAAACAGAAGTTATTGAAGTAAAAGATGAAATCATTTTAAATGAAAATGAAGAAGCAGTTGAATCAATCATGTCTGGAAATATTTGGAAAATTGAAGTAAAAGAGGGTGATAAGGTAAAAGTTGGTGAAGTTTTAGTTATCTTAGAATCAATGAAAATGGAAGTAGATATTGAGACAAATATTAGTGGAACTGTAGAAAAAATTCTTTTTAAAGAGGGTGATAATATAAATTCTGGTGATGTTCTAGTAATAATCAAAAAGGATGAAAAATGA
- a CDS encoding NAD(P)/FAD-dependent oxidoreductase yields MNDIYDCIVLGGGPAGILASISCASEKNSVLLLEKLPKIAAKLKATGGGKCNLTNTLSTEEFMAKFGKNGRFMSHALEVFNATDLRDFFAKIGVETIARDGFRVFPVNHSSSIILSALDEELKRVGVDVECSVAIETIKKEEDIFIITSKDKTYKSKNIIIATGGLGYPILGATGDGYIYAKDFGHSITSTHPAMMPLMTKEKNFASCKADTIAKAILKVNIPKYKNLKLVGDLIFTKEGLRGPVILDFAREITPILEKYNEVPLLINFLKGKNEEEIFSHLKNEIAKNPTHTILENLETLLATSVATEILNICEIDTSLRFKQIEGFKREKLVKTLAWTPFTIIGHEGFKNAMITRGGVELKEIDSKTMQSKIIDGLYFCGEVVNIDGPCGGYNLQWSFSSGFLAGKLGK; encoded by the coding sequence TTGAATGATATTTATGATTGTATAGTACTTGGTGGTGGACCTGCTGGAATTTTAGCAAGTATTAGTTGTGCTAGTGAAAAGAACTCGGTTTTACTTCTTGAAAAACTTCCAAAAATTGCAGCTAAATTAAAAGCTACTGGTGGAGGGAAATGTAATCTTACAAATACTTTATCAACTGAAGAGTTTATGGCAAAGTTTGGTAAAAATGGTCGTTTTATGAGTCATGCTTTGGAAGTTTTTAATGCAACTGACTTAAGAGATTTTTTTGCTAAAATTGGAGTTGAAACAATAGCTAGGGATGGTTTTAGAGTATTTCCTGTAAATCACAGTTCAAGTATAATTTTAAGTGCTTTAGATGAAGAACTAAAAAGAGTTGGTGTAGATGTTGAATGTTCAGTTGCTATTGAAACTATAAAAAAAGAAGAAGATATTTTTATCATAACTTCAAAAGACAAAACCTATAAATCAAAAAATATCATCATAGCAACTGGAGGTTTGGGTTATCCAATTCTTGGTGCAACTGGTGATGGATATATCTATGCAAAAGATTTTGGTCACAGTATTACTTCAACTCATCCAGCTATGATGCCACTAATGACAAAAGAGAAAAACTTTGCTTCTTGTAAAGCTGATACAATCGCAAAAGCTATCTTAAAAGTTAATATTCCAAAGTATAAAAATTTAAAACTTGTAGGTGATTTGATTTTCACAAAAGAGGGTTTAAGAGGTCCAGTTATTTTGGATTTTGCTAGAGAAATTACTCCTATTTTAGAAAAATACAATGAAGTTCCACTTTTGATAAACTTTTTAAAAGGTAAAAATGAAGAAGAGATTTTTTCTCATCTAAAGAATGAAATAGCAAAAAATCCAACACATACTATCTTAGAAAATTTAGAAACTCTACTAGCAACAAGTGTAGCAACTGAAATTTTAAATATTTGTGAAATTGATACAAGTTTACGATTTAAACAAATTGAAGGGTTTAAAAGAGAAAAATTAGTTAAAACTTTGGCTTGGACACCTTTTACAATCATAGGTCATGAGGGATTTAAAAATGCTATGATTACAAGAGGTGGAGTAGAACTAAAAGAGATAGATTCAAAAACTATGCAAAGTAAAATAATAGATGGTTTGTACTTTTGTGGGGAAGTTGTAAATATAGATGGACCTTGTGGCGGATATAATCTCCAATGGTCTTTTTCTAGCGGCTTTTTAGCAGGAAAATTGGGAAAATAA
- a CDS encoding urea amidolyase associated protein UAAP2, with amino-acid sequence MSKDTKNAIYNEKLPSGLPWAGVIKKGQTFRIVDLEGCQAVDTLFYNNDNLNDRYSANDTIREQGSIFITTGTKLISTDDNVLMEIVEDTCGNHDTLGGHCSAESNSVRFGLDKKYMHSCRDNYLTIAAQLEMSPKDITNNINFFMNVPVEENGHLAIVDGISKPGDYVEMVAHMDTLVLISNCPQLNNPCNGYNPTPIQLIIWD; translated from the coding sequence ATGTCAAAAGATACAAAAAACGCAATTTATAATGAAAAATTACCATCAGGACTTCCATGGGCAGGTGTTATAAAAAAAGGACAAACTTTTAGAATCGTTGATTTAGAAGGATGCCAAGCTGTTGATACACTTTTTTATAATAATGACAATTTAAACGATAGATATAGTGCAAATGATACTATAAGAGAACAAGGAAGTATTTTTATTACTACTGGAACAAAACTTATTTCAACTGATGATAATGTTTTGATGGAAATAGTAGAAGACACTTGTGGAAATCACGATACTTTAGGTGGACATTGTAGTGCTGAGAGTAATAGTGTTAGATTTGGTTTAGATAAAAAATATATGCACTCTTGTAGAGATAATTACTTAACAATTGCGGCACAACTTGAAATGAGTCCAAAAGATATTACAAACAATATTAACTTTTTTATGAATGTACCAGTTGAAGAAAATGGACATTTAGCAATAGTTGATGGTATTTCAAAACCAGGTGATTATGTGGAAATGGTGGCACACATGGATACTTTAGTTTTAATATCAAATTGCCCACAATTAAACAATCCATGTAATGGATATAACCCAACTCCTATACAATTAATTATTTGGGATTAA
- a CDS encoding ABC transporter ATP-binding protein, with amino-acid sequence MGLIKAKKIWKNYGDNIILEKVNFSMNSGEFCTLVGPSGCGKSTFLRMLLGIEQPSRGELFFEDKEYPKEPSDDRGIVFQRYSTLSHLNVIDNVIIGLEFKKSPFFGKLFGKAKKEAYEKADEILKAVGLYHSRTKYPHELSGGMKQRLSIAQSLVKEPKLLLLDEPFGALDPGISKDMHELLLDIHSKLNFGVVMVTHDISEAFKLGTRVLVFDKIKVDEDFPNRYGSTIVNDIDSSKRDTSISL; translated from the coding sequence ATGGGATTAATTAAAGCAAAAAAAATTTGGAAAAATTATGGTGATAATATAATCTTAGAAAAAGTAAATTTTTCAATGAATAGTGGCGAGTTTTGTACTTTGGTTGGACCATCAGGTTGTGGTAAAAGTACATTTTTAAGAATGTTGCTTGGGATTGAACAACCCTCACGAGGTGAGTTGTTTTTTGAAGATAAAGAGTATCCAAAAGAGCCAAGTGATGATAGAGGAATAGTATTTCAACGATATTCAACTTTAAGTCACTTAAATGTGATTGATAATGTGATTATTGGTTTAGAGTTTAAAAAGTCGCCATTTTTTGGAAAACTTTTTGGAAAAGCAAAAAAAGAGGCTTATGAAAAAGCTGATGAGATTTTAAAAGCAGTTGGTTTATACCACTCAAGAACTAAATATCCACATGAGTTAAGTGGTGGAATGAAACAAAGATTATCTATTGCTCAATCACTTGTAAAAGAGCCAAAACTTTTACTTTTAGATGAGCCATTTGGTGCGCTTGACCCTGGAATTAGTAAAGATATGCATGAATTACTTTTAGATATTCACTCAAAACTAAACTTTGGAGTTGTGATGGTAACTCATGATATTAGTGAAGCTTTTAAATTAGGAACAAGAGTTTTGGTATTTGACAAAATAAAAGTTGACGAGGATTTCCCAAATAGATATGGGTCAACAATAGTAAATGATATAGATTCGAGTAAAAGAGATACGAGTATCTCTCTTTAG
- a CDS encoding type I restriction-modification system subunit M yields MINFNDKINLIWQIAESLRGVYKPEKYGDVILPMCVIKRFDEIISEKKEDILKAYNLYKNIPEQSQEELIKTELDGLDFYNISAFGFDNLCDDQDHLKENFIAYLQGFSSNIKDIIAHFDFNKDIDKLAKNNQLYHVIQEFKNVDLHPNRVDNQTMGYIFEELIRKFKENAEAGDHYTPREVIELCMKMLFMGKSDEIKTKGKVISIADFCCGTGGMLSVGQKYILEQNKDAKVELYGQEINDESYAICKADMLIKGQDTNNIVFGNTLTDDGHKGKHYRYLISNPPFGVQWKKEQSYVTTEHTTYGFAGRFGAGVPRVSDGSLLFLQNMISKMVDDENGSRIAIIFNGSPLFTGDAGGGESNIRKWIIESDMLEGIISLPTDLFYNTGISTYIWVLTNKKEEKRRGKIELVNASDFSKPMRKSLGSKRKFIDKTQIDEIEKIYQTFQESKYSKIFDNSDFGYTKITIERPKNLEELKDDEKFESLDKKEEIAKVLQKIEDEKIEFSSRNEFVKYLKIKLKPTELNLLIAKDTESIPLKKDIKEYFKEEVKPHLVSAWMDESTFENIGYEIPFTRHFYEYKKLESFEDIMKEIRELESSINDDLKELLA; encoded by the coding sequence GTGATAAATTTCAACGATAAAATAAATCTAATATGGCAAATAGCAGAGAGTTTAAGGGGAGTTTACAAACCTGAAAAATATGGTGATGTAATCTTACCTATGTGTGTAATCAAAAGATTTGACGAGATAATCTCTGAAAAAAAAGAGGATATTTTAAAAGCTTATAATTTATATAAAAATATTCCTGAACAGTCCCAAGAAGAACTTATCAAAACAGAACTTGATGGGCTTGATTTTTACAATATTTCAGCTTTTGGTTTTGATAATTTATGTGATGACCAAGACCATTTAAAAGAGAACTTCATAGCTTATTTACAAGGTTTTTCTTCAAATATTAAAGATATTATCGCTCACTTTGATTTCAACAAAGACATAGACAAACTAGCAAAAAACAATCAACTTTATCATGTAATACAAGAGTTTAAAAACGTAGATTTGCACCCAAATAGAGTGGATAATCAAACTATGGGTTATATCTTTGAAGAGCTTATAAGAAAGTTCAAAGAAAATGCAGAAGCAGGAGACCACTACACACCAAGGGAAGTAATCGAACTTTGTATGAAAATGCTTTTTATGGGGAAAAGTGATGAGATAAAAACAAAAGGGAAAGTTATCTCAATAGCTGACTTTTGTTGTGGAACGGGAGGCATGTTATCTGTTGGGCAAAAGTATATTTTAGAGCAGAACAAAGATGCCAAAGTAGAACTATACGGACAAGAGATAAACGACGAATCTTATGCGATTTGTAAAGCTGATATGCTTATAAAAGGGCAAGATACAAACAACATAGTTTTTGGAAATACACTAACAGATGATGGACACAAAGGTAAACATTATCGGTATTTGATTTCAAATCCACCTTTTGGAGTGCAGTGGAAAAAAGAGCAAAGTTATGTAACAACTGAACACACAACTTATGGATTTGCAGGAAGATTTGGTGCAGGAGTTCCTAGAGTTAGTGATGGTTCGCTTCTTTTTTTACAAAATATGATAAGTAAAATGGTAGATGATGAAAACGGAAGTCGAATAGCTATCATCTTCAATGGTTCACCTCTTTTTACAGGTGATGCAGGTGGAGGTGAGAGTAATATCCGAAAATGGATAATCGAATCTGATATGTTAGAAGGAATCATCTCACTTCCAACTGACCTTTTTTATAATACGGGAATTTCTACTTATATTTGGGTACTTACAAATAAAAAAGAGGAAAAAAGAAGAGGAAAAATAGAGCTTGTAAATGCAAGTGATTTTTCAAAGCCTATGAGAAAATCCCTTGGAAGCAAAAGAAAGTTTATAGATAAAACACAAATAGATGAAATAGAAAAAATCTATCAAACTTTTCAAGAGTCAAAATATTCAAAAATCTTTGATAATAGTGATTTTGGATATACAAAAATCACAATTGAACGACCAAAAAATCTTGAAGAGTTAAAAGATGATGAGAAGTTTGAAAGCTTGGATAAAAAAGAGGAAATAGCAAAAGTTTTACAAAAAATAGAAGATGAAAAAATAGAGTTTAGTTCACGAAATGAATTTGTAAAATACCTAAAAATCAAACTAAAACCAACAGAACTAAACCTACTAATAGCAAAAGATACAGAGTCAATACCTCTTAAAAAAGATATAAAAGAGTATTTTAAAGAAGAGGTAAAACCTCACTTGGTTTCAGCTTGGATGGATGAAAGTACATTTGAAAATATTGGATATGAAATACCCTTTACAAGACACTTTTATGAGTACAAAAAACTTGAAAGTTTTGAAGATATTATGAAAGAAATTAGAGAACTAGAATCAAGTATAAATGATGATTTAAAAGAGTTATTAGCCTAA